TGATTTCAAAAGAAATAACCATACAAAATCCGACGGGTTTGCATACGCGTCCGGCAAACGATTTTGTAACGCTCGCAAATACATTTCAATCGGATATTAACATTCGAAAAAATGAAAAAACGGCAAATGCAAAAAGTATAATCAAATTGCTGCGTATAGGAATTTCTCAAAACGATAGAGTTGTTTTGGAAGCCGACGGTGCTGATGAAGAAAAGGCCGTACAAGCGCTTACCGAATTTATTGATCGATTAGAAGAGTAAGAGCGGTATGGAAAAGCGGATAACGGGAAACGTGCTGTCCGATGGTGTGTGTGTCGGCTGCATCGTTAAGTGGACGGACGATTCGGCTCCTTTAGATTACTCGAAATCGCAAGCGGCGGAGGGGCGGCAGCCGTTTTTAAACGAAGATGCCGAATGCGATCGCTTCCGTGAAGTAAAAAACGCTGTTGCAGCGAAGTTGACTTCTCTTTTATCTTGTGCTGAAAACAGCACTGCTGCCGCAGACGACGCGGAAAGAGCTGAAATTATCCGCAGTTATATTGCTATATTAAACGATCCGGAACTTGAAAAAGACGTAGTGCAACGCATACGGAAACAAAAAGTTTTTTTAACCGAAGCTTTAACGCTTACGGCACAAGAATATACCGACGATATGAGCGCACTTGAAGACGAGTATTTAAAACAGCGGGCGCAGGATTTTGAACAACTGTTTGCCATGCTTTTGTCGTATGCTTCGGGACATGTGCAAAAAAGAGCACGCATAGAAAAACCTTGCATACTCGCGGTGAAAGCGCTCAGTCCGATAGATATGTCCGAAATCGATAAAAATTTACTGCTCGGTATTATCAGCGAAGAAGGGGGCAAAACCTCTCATACCGCTATTATCGCACGCTCCTACGCCATACCGATGATTTCCGGCATCCCATACGCGGAAATTAAGGAAGACGACAAAGCCGTTATCGACACGGAAAAAAAACTGTGCGTGCTTAATCCGGAAGCTGCAACCGCTTCTTTTTATACCGAAAA
This Treponema socranskii subsp. buccale DNA region includes the following protein-coding sequences:
- a CDS encoding HPr family phosphocarrier protein, coding for MISKEITIQNPTGLHTRPANDFVTLANTFQSDINIRKNEKTANAKSIIKLLRIGISQNDRVVLEADGADEEKAVQALTEFIDRLEE